gcatactcaaacttttgacttgcaagtatatcataatatagcccagtgcagtgcaagtgatattttagaatcaggtcaaattatacaattttgcctgaccacttcaacagtcaaaactagaattatgaaaaaaggcgtgtgtgtgtgtgtgcatgcatgcaaagcgaagtggtgcgaaagcatgcgaactaagcgttacactgactattgtggtactcaaaatattttcctgaggttggcaggtctgaatTATTTGTCCTGGAAAATCTTTTTAGTGTGACACTGTATGCCAAAACCACAGACGCCCCAGTCGGCAATCGCaatctctcacccccctccaccctcctaTTGCAGTTTCCCCCTCTATTATAATACAGATGCTGATCACACAAACTTTTCTGGAAAGTGTCTTGGGAAAACACCAGGCTCTGAAAACAATGGGCACCCTGTCATTATTGTCTAGCGCCACAGGCCTGTGAGCAAAGCAGCGGCATCCTTGTGCCGTGGCAGTGTCTGACTCGGGTTCCACAGGGCGCCGGCCCACTCCATTCCTCCGAAGCGGTTCACGCGTGCTGCTTCCGCGGGGAAGCCCAAACGTGCGGCCCTcgtcttgtcttttttttagtgCTGTCACagttaatctctctctctctctctctctctctctctccctctctccctctctccctctctccctctccctctccctctctccagggAGCTGAGGCCACGGACCCGGGAACGGAGAACGAGGAGAGCCTGGGAGCCCCCGACTCCGGCCAGAGGCCCGCCGACTCCCTGTTGCCCAGTTGTAAGAGTCCCAGCCGTCCGTTAGCTGGAACTGTGCAGTTTAGAGGCCCAAAGTATGGAGCTGCCGGGTGAAATTCCCAGGCGGGGcaataatatttaccacaagCTCACAGACCATTGGGGCCCCTGCACTCCTCCAGGGCTAGGGCAAATGTACCcggttgcccccccccccccttgctggTAGTGGTCCTGTTTGGTTCTTACTGCTGAAACAAACCCTTGAGTGTGTTGGTGAGATTTTGTCAGGGTCCCTTTGCTTTAGCCACCAGTGCTCAGCCccatcctcccccaccccttccccccatgCTGCAGACGAGgggagcagcagcaccaccgaATCCTTCTCCTCCGAGCCCCCGAGGGAGCAGCACGCCCCCCGCCTGCCGCAGTCGCCACGGAGACCGGCCCACCCGCTCCCGCCACGGCTGAACATCCAGCCTCCTCCCGGCCCGGAGCTGGGCCCGCCTGCTCAGGTGCAGGTACGTCCCAACCCTCTGACCGGCCAGCCCGTCCTCCCCAGCCCGTTTTCCCCAGCGGCTGCCACCTGCTGCTTACCGCTGGCCGGGGTTAAAACAGGTGCTTTTCCCTCCCCACAGCGCATCCCCAGTCGCCGCCTGTCGGTGGGCCGTGGGCTCCAGGTCACCACGGGGATGGCCAGCAGCACGGTAAGATCGCTCCTCCGGGCCTTGGGTGTGGGCGCTAAGGCCCGCTGAGCGACGCCCCCCCCTCACGCCCgtctctgctctgtgtcccgCAGCAGCACTCCTACGACGACGACGACAGGATGGTGCCGAGCACCCCGACGCTGCCGGTGCATCATCGCACCGATGGATTTGCAGAGGCCATCCAGTGAGTGCGCTTCCGTCTAGAACATTCCACAGAGCGCCGAGCGCAGCTGCCTTGCGACCATTTCAGGCTTGACCGACGCATTCGGACCTGGGGCCGTGGCCATGTGCCCGCAGGGCCCTGGTTCCGTTGAACGCGTGTGCGGTCGCGTTGAACACGGGTGTGACGGTGCCTGCTCTGACCTTTtcccctgtgctgtgtgtgtgtgtgtgtgtgtgcgtgtgtgtgtacgcgtgcgttCAGCTCTCCCCAAGTGGCCGGCGTTCCCAGATTCCGGTTCGGCCCTCCCGAGGACATGACTCAGGCCGGCTCTTCCCACTCGGACCTGGGGCAGCTGGCTTCCCAAGGTGGTATGTGACATTTCCCTGCGTTTCTGACTACGGCACTAAGAGTTGAACTTGCGCTGCTGCAATTATAACAGAGCTCTTAAACGATATTTGAGGAGACAGCCCAGTGTTCTGTAGACAGTGACTCATGCTGCCCAGTAAACCGTGTGCTTCTCCagtcgtttttatttattaatttattttttaataattgttCCCATGTGCAGCTCTTGCATGGTAAAAAGTCTCTCTAAATGGCACTGCTCTGTAGGTCTGGGAATGTACGAAAGTCCCCTGTTCCTTGCAGCGCACGAGGAGGAGTCGGGAGGACGCAGTGTACCCACCACGCCCCTGCAGGTCGCTGCTCCAGGTTAGCCGTTACCCACACACCCCTTTGGAATTTCTCATGTTCACTTACTGCTTCAGGTTCTATTTCCTGTTGTGATGTCTTAAGTACGTGGTGATTTATTTGGTGCCAAATCTTAGTTCTTGGATGTGGTAGTTGATATTACCACAGCAAAGAGCCATTATGATTTTCTTTCTTGAGGTATCACAGGGATAATTTCTCAGACTGTAGTTATTTGACAGCGTTTTTGTATGCCTGGCCCCAAAGTCTGCGCAAGAGCGAGGGTGTGTGAGCAATCGTATCCGCGACAGAGCCTCACTGTGGGTCTGTCTCCGTTAGTGACCGTCTTCACTGAGACGCTCCCCGCGGACGTGCCAGAGAACGCCTCCCAGTCCGTCCCAATGGTGAGCATGTCCGCGGCCGGCCTGTCGGCCCCCGGGGACCCCGGCCCCGGCGACGAGAGGGACGAAGTTTTCATGGAAGCAGAAAGCGATGGGTACGTCATCTACCCAACAGACCAGTCGCGCTCATTTGAATCGCAAGGCTTGAAGGGGTAGTCTGCTTTctggggtttaaaaaataaagttaatgacattttctgtgcatggtttcttttttccctgtcCCTCGCCCCCTCTCAGTGGgcacagacagtttttgtgATATATTGGATATTTATGGAAGTCTGACAACCTGCTGGCTTTATGATGACAGCTGTAGGGCATTTGGGGGTCATTGACGTTAGCAAGAAAATACTTTTCAGCTTGTACAGTGACATCCTGCCTCCAGAACtggtattttcttgctttagaccacagaTCCCCaacaggtcatcagaaactttcctaaatttttaaaatgtccttcatCAAACAAAAACTGTATGGGCCAGTtgaaaacatgcactaaaactgaaattatatttttaaaaaccccacaaaGTGGACGATCACTTTCAGAACATAGAGAAGAGAAGCAACAATACTGCATGTCTGAGATGAACAGAAGGCCTTTAAACAGCAaatttctttggggggggggggtttggagtaGGGGAAATCACTATGCTTCCACATGGAAAATTGGCCCGTTTCCCCAGTGAAGTGATGGGGATACTGCAGAAGGTGCTGAATAAATGCTTTTACCCCCGGTGTGTGGTAGTGAACTCACTGTAAGATGCGTGTTGTGCTCTTCTGATCAGGACTAGTTTGGAGGCCTCCCTGGAGCCGGAGGGCCAGGCCGAGATGGAGGAGCCGGCGCAGCCGTCAGACGACGCCGGCCTCACCTCCACCAGCCAGGACCCGTCCCCCAGCTCCACCGGTAGGGCATCAGCTCGCCGTGCGGCCGGACAGCAGGGCTCAGCGCTCAGCATGCAGTCTTAGATCACTGCTTTCCATCACAGATACGCGCTTCCCCCTTTACTTCACTGTAGATACAGCTGCCTAGCGTCGTTAgcattttatcacattttctttgtttttcctaTTATGCCCTTATTGAATTTAGTGTTAATCATTTCCCAAAATGAGCACTTGCTCTGTTTTATACCTGTTTTAGTAGATGGCAGTAACTAGTATTATATAGCATTGAATAGCATTCGCTGATGGGTAATGGCATTGTCCCATCAGTCACTGTTCAAATCCACTACTAATAATGAGCCGCAGCGTCGGAGGTCTAAACGGCAGGGCGTGTGGGCGTCAGCCTGAGCCGTGCGCTGAAATCCCGTCCGTCTCTCACAGacatgagcagcagcagcggcagccaGCCCAGGGCCCCCAGGCCGGGCCCCAGCCGCCAGCTCCAGCGCTGGACCGAGAACCGGGGGAGGCACGCCAAGAGAGGTCAGACATCACACCGCCGCCCGCTGGgccattttaatgtgtattcaaaaagtcttcaaaaaaaatacaaatgaacttTACAAAGCGGAACAGTTTACTTGAACGGGTACATCGGGGttgtcactgtttttttttacaggcgcTGTACATAATGTGTGGTTTTGGGAGAATGACGGTACGTCTGGTTTCGCCGATACCGTCCTGGTTGACCgcgggtttgtttgtttgctctgtAGGTGTGATGGGAGTGAGAGGCCGCTTTTCCAGATGAAGCACGCGTGTGACTGTCTGCTCTCCCCCGCTGCGACCCAAGATCTGCAGCCCTGGGCTCTCTGCCTGattcacacattcatttcttttattatttttcgtTGTTATCATTGTTCTAAAGATTATGAGGAATCGTTACAAAGCATTGtctcattttattaataaaatttgTCATGTGATGAGACCGGACTTTGGTCATTCTTTAGAAAACATTCTATGGGCAGTTGAACCAGCTGTTGGCCGAGTTCTGCTGGGAGGGTACGGTCAGTGGAGTGGCCAGGGTAGGTTTCTCTTCATCCAGCTTGATTTTGTAGTATTTGgctggaaaaaaggaaaacattgtgAGATTCTAACAAAGTGTATATCATTGTCAATCGCATGTTGGACATACACATTTCAAGAACACTCTTTTTAAGTAAAAAACACAGTTTGAAGAAAGTTAAATGGCACAAAACAATGGTGTTGGATTTGGAAAGTCTCAAAAGCAGGAAAACTGATAGCTGTACAGATTCCCTGGAGTTTGTCAGTGGCATAGGGTGAGAATATAGCCTGACAAGCCCTCGTGCCTTTGATGATTCCAGAGGACCGGTGAGGTTTTGTTTCTTTAGTGACAGAATGACTAGACAGTTGGATCCCCCTCCAACGTCCTGTGAGCTGTCTGTGTCGGCCTCAGGGGAACAAACTCTGCCAATGTGCGAAGACTAGTTACATCACACTCGTGAATGAACATGTTGCCCACTTACTCCTTGAGAAGATGTAGTAGTCGTATCCATCTGGCTGCCTGGGGCTGGGTATGGACAccgctgatgtcacaatagtAGGGAATCCCCTCCACTTGAGTTTAATGTTGATCTCCTTCCCAAGCCCGTCGTCTGTTGAAGCAGTGTATATAAACACCAATCAGCTTCGTCTTTCATTTTGACTTGCTGATTAAAGGTTTGCCATGCTAGCCACTGACCTCAGTGACAGAACAATGGATTGAATTGTCAAACTTGTGTAATTCAacacttcattttcaaaatcatgTTTTTCCACGCTTCGAATGACCCATGCTGTATATATTGGAATTTGTCCCAGTAAAACACTATCAAGCATGGGTATTTTAATCTGAACCTTACATGAATGTTTAGTTTTCCATGTCAGGAAGTACACAGGAAATCTTTTATTGATTATACGCTTTTCCAGTAAAAGATCACTAAAATTGTAAGTCAGGGGAAGTGCCCATTACCTGCTTGTCTGGCGAATCGAGTCTTGACTAAATAGACTCTGTTTGGAACTCTCCTACTGCAGGCCGAGCTTGGTTTGTAGGTGTATTTTTGCACCAGGCCTCCTGTATGCAAGCCACAGGGAAGAACAGGTCAATGAACAGAAAACGTAACAACTGCAGATTATAGGCCTATGGTGGGTAGAAAGTTGGAAGAGAACGCCACCTGTTTTGAAGAAATATACAgattctctcctctttctggTTGCAGGCACAGACAGGGCAGCAGTGACCTTTCCTGCCAGCTTGTCAAAGCCCGCAGAGATGGGTTTGGGATAGCCCTGATCCATCACATCGTTTCCGAATCTCCAATAATTCTTGCCCTGTCAGTGAATAAATACCATATGAAAGGACGTTTTTGTTACTGTAATAACTACAATTCAAGTTATTTGAAAGTTTTAAGAAGCCTTTAAGTAGATGGTCTTAGAAAATTTGTACTCattatttcctcaattcttggACAATAGGAATAACCCTGGATGATTCTCTGCAAAAGCCAGATTATCTGAAGTCCAAAGCACTCAAAGAGgacatgtaaatgttaaatgagtAATTACAAGTTACAACTGTATAATAGAGGCATTTTAACATCTGCATTTATGTTTAGAGTGCCTTGTGTGAACTATTAACCTGGAAATTTACTTTGGCTGTAGAATCGTACCATGATTCCGATTATATTTCTGGGCAAAGCATCCTTTTCAATTGTTCGCTTGGCTCTCCGCCTCCAGAGAGCACCACTCAGGGGTTTTTATTCTTAGAAGTACTCTTAtaccttttccttttctgtgtAGTTCAAAGTATGCTGTGGAAATGTGTGATGACTGCTTTTCCTGCGGAGGTGAACCTGTGTACCTTGATGAAGTAGGTCTTGCCCTCACACTGGCAGCGAGTGAACACCGTGTCGATGGGCGAGGGAATTCCCCACGTCTCTGtgatgccacgggccggccctggtgACCTGTTGGCATCCAGCACCCAGAAATAGTGGCCTGGTGATAGGAAGATGCAAAAGAAGGACTCGAACCAAGATTCTCCTCATTTTGAGTTCATCAGCGCAGCATGAAGACGTTGTGTTACTTTCGCTGTCATCCTTCAGtgctgttttcatgttttcatcaACTTAATTTTCATTGCTGTGACGAAAGCTTAAATGCGTCACAAGGGTAGCACCATCTAGTTTTCCTTCACACCCTCTCATAAAAATCCCaagactggaaaaaaacaacatggaaaATACGAATAATTGCAAGCTTACGTAACCTCAGAGGCGTGGGACTGAATTTACCATCAGCCTATGACGCTTCTTAGAACAGAGCGTAAGCAGAGGGTCCGCTGGACCTCACGTACCTCTGAAAACAACAACTGTTCCATTATGAAGTGCCGTCACTCCACTGATGGGCCGGCCACTGCACAGATTGGTGTCGTTGTTGTCCTCTAAGCAAAGAATAAGAAAACACCACGAGTAacggaaataaaatgtaaactacAGGAAAGGAAATAAAGTTTAACGTGttaagtgtgcatgtatgtaaatGAGGTGATGCCTGTTCTAGAGCAGGATATAACTTATTTTctggttaaaaatatttcaaatctgTTTTTCCATATCCTCCAGAGGATAAGATTCACTCTcaaaaaggatgtgttaatatccaacacactttttggttactatttttttgttactttgaaCAAATTTTACCTAAGTTACGATTgttgtgttacaaatatacaatttgtaTGTTACAAAGAGAGGGGCTTTTAATACAGACTGTGTTGAAATGTCTTGTCCTTGAGGTAcgttaaaaaatgacacattatgtataatttttcccacatctgttttgagagtgtTCCTGCCAACTTGgaagcatatttttttaattcaaacaaacaggagGTTCTACCTGGGAGGTAGTCATTGGGGCTGCCAGTGGCCAGTGCCTGAGTGCTGTCTGTCAGAGTGCTGGGTCTGGTGGGCCTCTTGGAGGGCTGCAAAGGGAAGGGACTGGCCCTCATCGAGGCAGTCGTGGGAGCACCTGTGGGGGTGGGCTGTGTCTCCATGTTCTGAACTTCGTCTGCAGGTTTGGAGCCCCCGGTCTGAGAGTTTGTGATGTTACCACCTGCGGGTGTTGTATCGGCTCCCGTGGCTGAGGCAGACGACGGCGGGTCAGTCTGAGCAACTGTGCCAGTCGGCGGTGTGACAGACATACTCCGGTCTGGGGCTCctgaggggggggtgctggacGAACCTCCGGCACCCTTCACACCGTCTGCCTCCGGGCTTGGGGAGGAAGCGGGGGCGACTGCAGGGGTCTCGTcttgggaggtggaggggacgCTGTCGGTAGGGCTTGATGTGGGATTGTTTGTGCCCACCAGCTGGTCTGAACTCTTGGTGGCCACTGCAGTGCCAGGGGTAGCAGCCGCGCCTGCTTCAGGGGTGGTAGAAGTGCCCTGTGGCTCTTGAGGGATCCGAGTGGTTGGTTTAGAGCTTTCGGGGGAGATAGTGTCATGCTCTGTGGCTGGAGTTGCACTGGGGTTTGCTGACTCTGAAACTGTGATGGGGGACTGGTTGGTAGAGTCACTTTGCTGTTCAGGAGCTGGAGAACTGCTATTAGGTACTGCAATTAAgggaaaatgataaaaatgcacTCATTCAACTTTGTTAAATTAGTAATTGCTTTATCTCTATTAACAGTCTAactaattaaatgttatttcccTCAATGACTTCTCATATTTACTTCTTAAGTCACCCGGAATGGCTCGATTTCAACATTTCACTGTTTCAAAAGGAGTTCTCAAGGGATCTGTCATTTCGGCCCATGGATCTTACTGCTTCTCACATTTCCCTCCTCTGACCAAAGGCACATTACCACAAGTATGGGGCAGCTTACTACCTGGATAACAAACCACCACTTCAAAGTCAACTGACTTAATTGATTTCACTGGAATTGAAACGGAATTGAACCCCAACACTGGTAGTAGTATGATTTTTAGCCCTCTTATTGCTATATTGATATGCATTTCATGTATCTTTCCATGATAACTCTTTCCTAGTAATTTGATGCAGATAAAAGAGCTGGTACAAAGAATCACCaataattgtaattttaaatgtctatCCTTAATTTTTAAGTTTTGGTGGATTTGGAAACACCTGTGGTGACTGGTGAGTTCCATTCAAAACAAAGCTATTACTAGGAGCACATTGagtgcttatttttcttagaAGATAATCCAGGGTTAGCATATTTTGGAGAAAGACGACTGCCTAAAGACAGTCATCAATATCATCTGACACTGCTGTCTGTCAAGTTCCTGTGCATGCGTCATCACATTTGAATACTTGGTGCAGGATTGTGGCACCCGACAGCACCAGAGGAAAATCACATAAAGGAGCAATTACATAATGTAAACACTTTGTATTGATATTGTTACAAAATGCCATTGTGAAAATGTATCAAATATGCCATTTTccaatattaaaaaattaaggATTGACACTAATGTTTAAATACTGTTGGTGAATCAAATCgctttaattgaatttcagttatcttaattttcttcttctttttttacaactACTCTTACTCTTTTGCTGTCAGGACTCTTTATCGGGGTGTAAACCCGTGGGACATATGAAATACTTCAGACCCACCGCCTGTCTGGACGGGAAGCTGGCTGGCTGGTGCTGAAGTGGAGACGTCGGTTCTAGTAACAGGAGCAGTCCCCGTGGAGCTCTGACTCAGCAGCGGATCTTCTGGGAATAGTGTGGAAATTTCCTCTTCAATTGCTTCTTGCTCACTCCCAAGAGTAGGCACGCCTGCGGTGTTCACTGGGGTGAAGGCACCATCCGGAGATAACGTGTTCTCGGTTGCATTTATCGGCAAGGGCTCTTGCCCGCTCACACTCTCTGGGTACAGGGTAGTCGTGGGGCCGACAACTTCAAATGTTGGAACCGGGACCGGATATGGGGTCTGTTCTATGCTCTCTGTGAGAAATAATCAGACAAAATGTCAAGTCAAAATGGCATCAGGGATCCAAATGAACTTTAATGCCCAAGGAGCAGCAGAGGCAGCACAATAATAATGTAGATGCAAGTCCATATACTCACCGTCTCCTTGAATTTCCTCTCTAGGCACCGTGGGTGAAGGAGAGGTAGAAAGAGGAATGAGATAGTTGTCAGATAAatctaaaagaaaaacaagtgcATTATTTAGTATATTTACATACCTTTTCAAATTTAATACATACAGCATTTCTTGGCAGTTTTGAAAATTCAACAATTTTATAGTTTTACTATCTTTTTGCTAAGTCTCCCTAGGTAATTACTGATACATTTGCATGTCTGAATCGATGGGGGTTGTAGGGAGATGGACAGCTTCCTGTATGTCTGAGTGGAGTCATGTTTTTACACTACAAGTGTCTCAGACAGAAGTTCAGTGCTAGATCCCACACTGCCTTATCTCCTGAACCCCACCCAGAGTAATTCTTTCTGTACTCATTTTCCCAGTGACTCAACTCTCTATCTTTCACTCATTTTATGAACTCTGATTCTGAGCCCTGGGGTCCTTGCAAATGCAACTCCCAAATTGATTATTTCCCTTTTTACCCAATGGCATGGGCTGCCAGGTACTAGTACAATGTAATGGTTATGAAACTGATCCGTAACTTAGAGGTTGAAGGTTTAATTCCCATACGGGGCACGACTGTTGTAGTCTAGAACAGCTTCAGGgaatatccagccgtataagcAGAATGTATAATACTCTGGGTAAGTGTGTctgttaaatgtatttcactgagtaaaaatattattttttgtaagcCCGTTGTTTAGCGGCTCAGTCCTGCAGCTTCCCTTAGTAAGCGATGACTGTACCTTGGTTAATGTCCTCTTTCTTGCCTCGGGACCTCTGGGTGGGTGCAACAGTCAGGTCGGCTTCATTGATGAGTTTACTGGTTTGAGGCGCTAACAGaatgcaattttaaataaatttaaattagtaagCATTCACTGACAGAGACAAATATCTTAAAAGAATTTGGATTTGAATCATTGTAAAAATGATAAACGCAATTTTGATATGATATTAGGGCCGCACAATATAGGtcacttgtttttatttgagtttttgCATTTGGTGCTTCTTCGTGTTGTTGCTTGGACAGTTTCTGGAATTGTAGTTAAAGATTAATCGGCTCAGAAgcaaaaagttattttctgtctctgacaaaaatgctgtttttttttacataaataattgAACGAAAAACTATGTATGCATACAatataatatcatattttaGTACtggataaaaatgtgtatttggcCAATCCATACGGTATGGaaggacattcaacaagaaactGAATTCCAAATGACCATGAAATTAGACATTTTGAATCCCAGAATTGACATGCTTGTCATTATTGATAAGAAAATCATACTTGCCTGTACCACAGTGCATTTGATAATCAGGGCAGCACTGGTTATAGAGTATGCAGTCAGGATCACAGCTACAAGGCCTGCCCCGCTTAAAGGACTCGCCACAGCGTCCTTTACATGAGTCACCTAAAAGGTAACCAATAACGCTATTTCTTGCCAGTATCACTGATAATGTTCATTTTACCATCCTCCTGTACAAGTCACTGTGCCAAATGTAATATGTAAGCAAACTAAAAGCCAATTGACAACACCTTGGATAAAAGTTGAACCAATAATGTGCTGCCATTTAGAGACCTCCTTAAGAATACAAACAGTTCTCCGTGGAGAAAAACAACGACATATTTTCATACAAGGGACATTAATCAACctgttttgttaaatgtattataCTCAACATCAGCTGACAGATCAGTGGCATGTATGCACAATAAGAGTGATAAGCATTTTCATTAGGATACAtcacaggggggaaaaaacagccaaaaaaaaactaagagcaaaaacaaaaagccttACTTGTGGTGCACATAGATTCATAATCCTTGCAGCACTCATTGTGAATGAGACAGTCATAGTCACAATGGCAGATATGACCCCTGTAGTATGATTCCCCACATCTGTTGCTGCAGCTTTCTGATTAGAGAATAAAACACCCCTTTTAAGAACTTGATCAGCTGTGTTAAATATTCAGATTCAGATATTCATAAgatattcactttttttttagttgtattGTTGTATTGTAAATGCTAGAGTTACTTCACAATGAACATAATTAAAACAGCTACAAGTGAGGTAAATAAATGAGATTTTCTGAACATGTGACAGTTGGTGGTTAATAATTTGCTATCATGCACTCAGTAAGCACTCATGAGTGGGTGGGTAGGTAGCCTGCA
This is a stretch of genomic DNA from Anguilla rostrata isolate EN2019 chromosome 4, ASM1855537v3, whole genome shotgun sequence. It encodes these proteins:
- the prg4b gene encoding proteoglycan 4b isoform X1, translating into MATPFLLGSLLVLACALLPLYSAQESCSNRCGESYYRGHICHCDYDCLIHNECCKDYESMCTTSDSCKGRCGESFKRGRPCSCDPDCILYNQCCPDYQMHCGTAPQTSKLINEADLTVAPTQRSRGKKEDINQDLSDNYLIPLSTSPSPTVPREEIQGDESIEQTPYPVPVPTFEVVGPTTTLYPESVSGQEPLPINATENTLSPDGAFTPVNTAGVPTLGSEQEAIEEEISTLFPEDPLLSQSSTGTAPVTRTDVSTSAPASQLPVQTGVPNSSSPAPEQQSDSTNQSPITVSESANPSATPATEHDTISPESSKPTTRIPQEPQGTSTTPEAGAAATPGTAVATKSSDQLVGTNNPTSSPTDSVPSTSQDETPAVAPASSPSPEADGVKGAGGSSSTPPSGAPDRSMSVTPPTGTVAQTDPPSSASATGADTTPAGGNITNSQTGGSKPADEVQNMETQPTPTGAPTTASMRASPFPLQPSKRPTRPSTLTDSTQALATGSPNDYLPEDNNDTNLCSGRPISGVTALHNGTVVVFRGHYFWVLDANRSPGPARGITETWGIPSPIDTVFTRCQCEGKTYFIKGKNYWRFGNDVMDQGYPKPISAGFDKLAGKVTAALSVPATRKRRESVYFFKTGGLVQKYTYKPSSACSRRVPNRVYLVKTRFARQADDGLGKEINIKLKWRGFPTIVTSAVSIPSPRQPDGYDYYIFSRTKYYKIKLDEEKPTLATPLTVPSQQNSANSWFNCP
- the prg4b gene encoding proteoglycan 4b isoform X2, with amino-acid sequence MATPFLLGSLLVLACALLPLYSAQGDSCKGRCGESFKRGRPCSCDPDCILYNQCCPDYQMHCGTAPQTSKLINEADLTVAPTQRSRGKKEDINQDLSDNYLIPLSTSPSPTVPREEIQGDESIEQTPYPVPVPTFEVVGPTTTLYPESVSGQEPLPINATENTLSPDGAFTPVNTAGVPTLGSEQEAIEEEISTLFPEDPLLSQSSTGTAPVTRTDVSTSAPASQLPVQTGVPNSSSPAPEQQSDSTNQSPITVSESANPSATPATEHDTISPESSKPTTRIPQEPQGTSTTPEAGAAATPGTAVATKSSDQLVGTNNPTSSPTDSVPSTSQDETPAVAPASSPSPEADGVKGAGGSSSTPPSGAPDRSMSVTPPTGTVAQTDPPSSASATGADTTPAGGNITNSQTGGSKPADEVQNMETQPTPTGAPTTASMRASPFPLQPSKRPTRPSTLTDSTQALATGSPNDYLPEDNNDTNLCSGRPISGVTALHNGTVVVFRGHYFWVLDANRSPGPARGITETWGIPSPIDTVFTRCQCEGKTYFIKGKNYWRFGNDVMDQGYPKPISAGFDKLAGKVTAALSVPATRKRRESVYFFKTGGLVQKYTYKPSSACSRRVPNRVYLVKTRFARQADDGLGKEINIKLKWRGFPTIVTSAVSIPSPRQPDGYDYYIFSRTKYYKIKLDEEKPTLATPLTVPSQQNSANSWFNCP